A genomic segment from Orientia tsutsugamushi str. Boryong encodes:
- a CDS encoding tetratricopeptide repeat protein has protein sequence MERHNNKGASLARLGQYEDAMENFDIAIKYRSDNPEAYYNKGIALMNLGYIQNAIENYDIAIKYRPDYAEAYINKGLTLAFLGQLQNAIEHFDLAIKYDPSCVKSYCNKGYILSLLNRYSEAIESCNIAIKYDPNCADIYYNKGMILEKLGKHQKAIENFDIAIAIKYKPNFAENYLEKGISLVSLGQYSKAKENFNLAIKYNPNIIAEYEAMFKKLTELENFTGVKEYEQKLQILKKYS, from the coding sequence GTGGAAAGACATAACAATAAAGGAGCTTCTTTAGCTAGATTAGGACAGTATGAAGATGCAATGGAAAATTTTGATATTGCTATTAAGTACAGATCAGATAATCCAGAAGCTTATTATAACAAAGGCATAGCGTTAATGAATTTAGGATACATTCAAAATGCAATCGAAAACTATGATATAGCTATTAAATATAGACCAGATTATGCAGAAGCTTATATTAATAAAGGTTTAACTTTAGCATTTTTAGGGCAATTGCAGAATGCAATAGAACATTTTGATTTAGCTATTAAATACGATCCTAGTTGTGTGAAATCATACTGTAATAAAGGGTATATATTAAGCTTATTGAATAGATATTCTGAAGCAATAGAAAGCTGTAACATAGCTATTAAATATGATCCAAATTGTGCGGATATTTATTATAATAAAGGAATGATTCTTGAGAAATTAGGTAAACACCAAAAAGCGATAGAAAATTTTGACATTGCTATCGCTATTAAGTACAAACCTAATTTTGCTGAAAACTATCTTGAAAAAGGAATTTCATTAGTAAGTTTAGGACAGTACTCAAAAGCTAAGGAGAATTTTAACTTAGCTATTAAATATAATCCTAATATCATTGCAGAATACGAAGCAATGTTTAAAAAGTTAACAGAATTAGAGAATTTTACTGGAGTAAAAGAGTATGAGCAAAAACTACAGATTTTGAAAAAATACTCTTGA